One genomic window of Penaeus chinensis breed Huanghai No. 1 chromosome 35, ASM1920278v2, whole genome shotgun sequence includes the following:
- the LOC125044373 gene encoding uncharacterized protein LOC125044373 produces the protein MNRSMYATVVVVVALVLVVGVVVEAAPAGDGRIDEGGVAAFRRSLYGPGRSPERRANNQCSSNARKQYVCELCAKQTKSLQVYTLCCDGIDNAQTWCESFIGFGITGV, from the exons ATGAATCGCTCTATGTACGctacagtggtggtggtggtggcgttgGTGTTGGTGGTTGGCGTAGTGGTGGAGGCGGCTCCTGCTGGAGATGGGAGGATAGATGAAGGAGGAGTGGCTGCCTTCAGGAGAAGTCTCTACGGGCCTGGAAGATCACCCGAGCGCCGGGCCAATAACCAGTGTTCGAGCAAT GCCCGCAAGCAGTACGTGTGCGAACTCTGCGCGAAGCAAACCAAGTCCCTCCAGGTGTACACGCTCTGCTGCGACGGCATCGACAACGCCCAGACCTGGTGCGAAAGCTTCATTGGTTTCGGCATCACGGGCGTCTGA